The Kribbella sp. HUAS MG21 genome includes the window GCGTTGTTTCGTACCTGGCCATGGTTACGCCGTTGGGGAACGTCCGGGTCTCGATCAGGTTGAGGTTCACCCAGTTATCCAGGGTGGTGAAGAACGGGGTGCCGCCGCCTACCAATACCGGGTGGGTGACGACTTCGTACTCGTCGATCAGGCCGGCTCGCAGAGCCGCGCCGGCGAGGGTGGCGCCGCCGACTCTCATGGGGGCGCCGTCGGCGGCCTTGAGGCGGGTGATCTCCGGTACGGCGTCACCGGTGACCAGGCGGGTGTTCCAGTCGACCTTGTCGATCGTCGAGGAGAACACCACCTTCGGCGTGTCCCGCCAGTTCCGGGCGAACTCGATCTGCGCCGGAGTCGCGTCGGGCTGCTGGTCGCCGGTCGGCCAGTGGGAACTCATCGTCTCCCACAGCTTGCGCCCGTACAGGAACAGCCCGATCGACAGCTCCCGTTCGAGCCACCACTGGAACGACTCGTCACTCGACCTGCCCCAGCCGAGGTCGTCGCCCGGCGCGGCGATGTAGCCGTCCAGGCTCAGGTTCATGCCGTAGATCAGTTTCCGCATGCCACGCCTCTCCATCAGTGCCGGCGACCCTTCTTCGAGCTGCCCGTCACCCCTACTACGAACAGATCAGTCCGCATCCGACAAAGTCACTCACACAAATTCTCACCAGGCGCACCGCAGCACGTTCGGCAGATACCGCCGCCGCACCCGCCTCGGTGTACCGAGGAAAGGTTGGAGGTGGTGAGTCGGATCAAGGTGGCGTACCGGGAGTTGTAATCAGGGTGAGTGTGCTGGGGGGGGTGAGGTGGTAGCCCCACGCACGCTACGCAGGCGCTGGTTCGTCGCTACGCTCCTCACCGCGCCCGCTCCGCGCGCTCCCACCCACCGGCTACCGCCGGCAGCGACCACTTTGGTGCACGCACCAGGCGGGAGTCGGCGTGGTGAGTTGGTGCATGTGGAAGACCCCGCATGTGCGAGGCGATGGCGACGACGGCCGGGCATCAGGACACCGACAACGATGGCCGGGCAGGCTCCCGATCCAAGGCGAACTGGGTTCGCAGGTCAGCACGGAGTTGTCGACGACGGGTGAAGACTGACCCTCTCGCGACGGTTGAAAGTGAACCCCGTGCGTGACCCTGTGAAGGGTGATGACAGTGGAGGACTGGGCTGAGATCCGTCGGTTGTACAGGTCGGAGGGCAAGGCGATCAAGGCGATCGCGCGTGAGCTGGGGATCTCGCGGAATGCTGTTCGTCGTGCGCTGGCGCGAGACACGGCGCCGAAGTATGTCCGGGTCTCGAGGGGTTCGAGGGTTGATGGGGTCGAACCTCAGATCAGGCAGTTGTTGAAGGAGACCCCGACGATGCCGGCCACGGTGATCGCGGAGCGGATCGGCTGGCAGCATGGGTTGACGGTGCTCAAGGATCGGGTCCGGGTGCTGCGGCCGTACTATCTGCCGTCGGATCCGGCGTCCCGGACGGAATATGACGCGGGGCATCGGGTGCAGTGCGATCTGTGGTTCCCGCCGGCCCGGGTGCCGCTGGGAGCTGGCCAAGCAGGATCACCGCCGGTGCTGGTGATGACGTCTGGCTACTCGCGGATGCGGTGGGCGTTGATGATCGCGTCGCGGCAGGCACCGGACCTGATCGCGGGGCACTGGCAGCTGCTGCAGAATATCGGCGCGGTGCCGCGCGAGCTGGTCTGGGACAACGAGTCCGCGGTGGGGTGTTGGCGGCGCGGCAAGCCGACACTGACGGACGAGTTCGAAACGTTCCGCGGCAGCCTGGGCATCGGGGTGCATCTGTGTCGGCCCCGCGACCCGGAGGCCAAGGGGCTGGTTGAGCGGAACAACGGCTACTTCGAGACCTCGTTCCTGCCCGGGCGGACGTTCATCGGGCACCGCGACTTCAACGCCCAGCTGACCGACTGGCTGGTGCTGGCCAACGCCCGGCACTCACGGCGGATCGGCTGCGCGCCGACGGCACGGTGGGCCACTGACCGGGCGGCGATGCTGGCGATGCCGCCGACGGCTCCGTCGATCGGATGGTCGGCCCGGGTCCGGCTGCCGCGGGACTACTACGTGCGGATCGCGTCCAACGACTATTCCGTCGATCCCGTCGTGGTCGGCCGGTTCGTCGACGTCAACGCGGACCTCACCACGGTCACCATCACCTGCAGCGGCACGGTCGTGGGCAGGCACCAGCGGTGCTGGGCCAGGCACCAGACCATCACCGACCCTGCCCATCGAGAGACCGCGAAGCGTCTTGCCCACTACGCCGCAGCGGGCAGAGACCACGCCACCAGCCGAGCGACCGGGGCTGAGGTCGTGGTGGAACGCCGAGACTTGTCGGTCTACGACACCGTGTTCGGCCTGACCCACCCGGCCGGGCAGGCCGGGCACGCCGGGCAGGCCGGGGATCGCGCCGGCGGAGAGGTGGCGTGATGGCAACCCGCGCGAGCTCGCCCGGCAAGCCCGGCACGGTCGTCAAGACCGAACGAGACCTGAGTGGTGAACTGGCGTTCCTGACCAGGGCGTTGAAGGCACCAACCCTGCGCGAAGCCGTCCCACGACTGGCCGAACGAGCCAGGGCCGAGTCATGGACGCATGAGGAGTTCCTGGCCGCATGTCTGCAACGCGAAGTCTCAGCCCGTGAGTCCCACGGCGGCGAGGGCCGGATCCGGGCCGCTAGATTCCCCGCCCGCAAGAGCCTCGAGGAGTTCGACTTCGACCACGCCCGCGGACTCAAACGCGACGTCATCGCCCACCTCGGCACACTCGACTTCATCGCCGGCAAGGAGAACGTGGTGTTCCTCGGACCACCCGGCACCGGCAAGACTCACCTCGCCACCGGCATCGCCATCCGCGCCTGCCAAGCCGGCCACCGCGTCCTGTTCGCCACCGCCGCCGAATGGGTCGACCGGCTCGCCGAAACCCACACCGCGGGCCGGCTCCAAGACGAACTCCGCCGCCTAGGCCGCTACCCACTACTCGTCATCGACGAAGTCGGCTACATCCCCTTCGAACACGAAGCCGCGAACCTCTTCTTCCAACTCGTCTCGTCACGCTACGAACGAGCATCCCTGATCGTGACCAGCAACAAAGAGTTCGGCCGCTGGGGCGAAGTCTTCGGAGACGACACCGTCGCCGCCGCCATGATCGACCGGCTCGTCCACCACGCCGACGTCATCGCCCTCAAAGGCGACTCCTACCGCCTCAAGAACCACAACCTCGGCCGGATCCCCACACCGACCGACGACCAACCATGACAACCAGCAAGGGGGTTCACTTTCAACCGCCGCAAAGGGGTCCGTTTTCAACCGTCGTTGACAGGAGTTCTGAGTCGGCTTCGGCGGAGAGTGTGCTGTTGTGGTTCAGGACGTCCCGGACAGGTGTCTCACGACATGCCGGAATGATGTCTTCGGAGACCCCGGACTCAGTTGTCGCTGGGCGTGGGTGTGCGGGCATGTCACTTGCCCCGTTTGCTATCCAAATCCGGCGCAGAGCACGTGAGCAGGCACCACTCTCCACGCCCGCCTCGGCGTAGTGCGTGCACCAAGTAG containing:
- a CDS encoding dihydrofolate reductase family protein; translated protein: MRKLIYGMNLSLDGYIAAPGDDLGWGRSSDESFQWWLERELSIGLFLYGRKLWETMSSHWPTGDQQPDATPAQIEFARNWRDTPKVVFSSTIDKVDWNTRLVTGDAVPEITRLKAADGAPMRVGGATLAGAALRAGLIDEYEVVTHPVLVGGGTPFFTTLDNWVNLNLIETRTFPNGVTMARYETTR
- the istA gene encoding IS21 family transposase, translating into MMTVEDWAEIRRLYRSEGKAIKAIARELGISRNAVRRALARDTAPKYVRVSRGSRVDGVEPQIRQLLKETPTMPATVIAERIGWQHGLTVLKDRVRVLRPYYLPSDPASRTEYDAGHRVQCDLWFPPARVPLGAGQAGSPPVLVMTSGYSRMRWALMIASRQAPDLIAGHWQLLQNIGAVPRELVWDNESAVGCWRRGKPTLTDEFETFRGSLGIGVHLCRPRDPEAKGLVERNNGYFETSFLPGRTFIGHRDFNAQLTDWLVLANARHSRRIGCAPTARWATDRAAMLAMPPTAPSIGWSARVRLPRDYYVRIASNDYSVDPVVVGRFVDVNADLTTVTITCSGTVVGRHQRCWARHQTITDPAHRETAKRLAHYAAAGRDHATSRATGAEVVVERRDLSVYDTVFGLTHPAGQAGHAGQAGDRAGGEVA
- the istB gene encoding IS21-like element helper ATPase IstB, encoding MATRASSPGKPGTVVKTERDLSGELAFLTRALKAPTLREAVPRLAERARAESWTHEEFLAACLQREVSARESHGGEGRIRAARFPARKSLEEFDFDHARGLKRDVIAHLGTLDFIAGKENVVFLGPPGTGKTHLATGIAIRACQAGHRVLFATAAEWVDRLAETHTAGRLQDELRRLGRYPLLVIDEVGYIPFEHEAANLFFQLVSSRYERASLIVTSNKEFGRWGEVFGDDTVAAAMIDRLVHHADVIALKGDSYRLKNHNLGRIPTPTDDQP